A genomic stretch from Sphaerodactylus townsendi isolate TG3544 linkage group LG15, MPM_Stown_v2.3, whole genome shotgun sequence includes:
- the LOC125444411 gene encoding vomeronasal type-2 receptor 26-like, with product MVLKFHQHVLSLAFAVNEINRTPGILPNVTLGFHICDSYFDKRMTYRTTCDLLYKLCQYFPNYECDAHKNLVAVVGGLSSDFSFHMSDLLSLYKIPQIAYGSFAMEERGAKRPPSFYRVVPNEEHQNMGLIRLLLHFQWTWVGIFAADDDCGEHFWKTLEPLLAQNGICLASIQKIPKGNYWDDLNEVAGFVLNAYLPFRDGRINTFILHGESMDFIMFCGHIFLGSPSYTEDASLRKVWIVTLQIDFALASPMTVWVFEFFHGAISFTIHSSEVQGFQNFLQDIKPSKEDGNDFLKVFWEQAFDCFYPYPQEQMDINNTCTGEERPESLPGHLFPMSMTGHSYSIYNAVYAIAHALHTLCSSRSNLRPMAGGQMKESQELQPWQVHTFLQGIIFNNSAGERLSFNDKWEMEGGFEIRNLVTFPNESFQLVKIGRVNPSAPEGQELIIHENMIVWQLTFNEVAPLSVCNDYCHPGYHKEKKEGEKFCCYSCAPCPEGKISSQKDKDDCIKCPSSQYPSKDQDRCIPKTISFLSFEDPLGISLASAAFSLALITLAVLGTFIKHKETPIIKANNRDISYILLIALLLCFLSSLLFLAKPRTLTCLFRQSVFGIVFSVAVSCVLAKTITVVVAFMATKPGANIRKWVGKRLTNSVVLACSLIQAGISVVWLATSPPFPDFDTMSLTEEVILECNEGSALMFYIVLGYMGLLSIISLTVAFPARKLPDSFNEAKFITFSMMIFCSVWLSFVPTYLSTRGKSMVAVEIFSILVSSAGLLGCIFSPKCYIIVLRPELNRREQLIRLNYSKCGDS from the exons ATGGTGCTCAAATTCCACCAACATGTCCTATCCTTGGCGTTTGCAGTAAATGAGATCAACAGAACTCCCGGGATCCTGCCAAATGTCACGCTCGGGTTCCACATCTGTGACAGCTACTTCGACAAGAGGATGACCTATCGCACGACCTGTGACCTGCTCTACAAATTGTGTCAGTATTTCCCTAACTATGAATGCGATGCCCACAAAAACCTCGTGGCTGTCGTTGGCGGACTGAGCTCCGATTTCTCGTTCCACATGTCAGACCTCCTCAGCCTTTACAAGATTCCACAG ATTGCCTATGGGTCATTTGCCATGGAGGAGAGAGGCGCAAAACGGCCCCCTTCCTTTTACCGCGTCGTCCCAAATGAAGAACATCAGAATATGGGGCTCATCCGATTACTTCTTCATTTCCAGTGGACGTGGGTGGGGATTTTTGCTGCGGATGACGACTGCGGAGAACATTTCTGGAAGACCCTGGAGCCCCTGCTTGCCCAGAATGGGATCTGTTTGGCATCAATACAGAAAATTCCTAAAGGCAACTATTGGGATGACTTGAATGAAGTCGCCGGTTTTGTTTTGAATGCATATTTACCTTTTCGAGACGGCAGAATCAATACCTTTATCCTGCACGGAGAATCAATGGATTTCATAATGTTTTGCGGTCACATATTTCTGGGCAGTCCTAGTTATACGGAAGACGCCTCCTTGAGAAAAGTATGGATCGTGACACTCCAAATTGATTTTGCATTGGCAAGCCCCATGACAGTCTGGGTTTTTGAGTTCTTCCACGGGGCCATTTCCTTCACAATTCATTCTAGCGAGGTGCAAGGTTTCCAGAACTTTCTTCAAGACATAAAGCCTTCTAAGGAAGATGGAAATGACTTCCTCAAGGTATTCTGGGAGCAGGCATTTGACTGTTTCTACCCATATCCCCAGGAGCAAATGGACATTAACAACACCTGTACTGGGGAGGAGAGGCCGGAGAGCCTTCCTGGGCATCTATTTCCCATGAGCATGACTGGTCACAGCTACAGCATCTACAACGCGGTCTATGCTATAGCACATGCTCTTCATACCTTGTGCTCATCCAGATCCAACCTCAGACCAATGGCTGGTGGTCAAATGAAGGAATCTCAAGAACTCCAGCCTTGGCAG GTCCACACCTTTCTACAAGGAATTATCTTCAACAACTCAGCTGGAGAAAGATTGTCATTCAATGATAAATGGGAAATGGAGGGTGGGTTTGAAATAAGGAATCTGGTCACATTCCCAAATGAGTCCTTCCAGTTGGTAAAAATCGGAAGAGTCAATCCCAGCGCTCCTGAAGGTCAAGAATTAATAATTCATGAGAACATGATCGTTTGGCAACTCACATTTAACGAG GTGGCCCCCCTTTCTGTGTGCAATGATTACTGCCACCCTGGCTATcacaaggaaaagaaggagggggagaaatttTGCTGCTATAGCTGTGCTCCTTGCCCAGAGGGGAAGATTTCGAGTCAAAAGG ATAAGGATGATTGCATCAAGTGCCCAAGTAGTCAGTATCCAAGCAAGGACCAAGACAGATGCATCCCCAAAACAATCAGCTTCTTGTCTTTCGAAGATCCTTTAGGAATCAGTTTGGCCTCTGCAGCATTTTCTTTAGCACTTATCACACTGGCGGTGTTAGGAACGTTCATTAAGCACAAAGAGACCCCCATCATCAAAGCCAACAACCGGGACATCTCCTACATACTTCTCATCGCGCTCCTCCTCTGCTTCCTGTCCTCATTGCTATTCCTTGCAAAACCAAGGACTTTGACCTGCCTCTTCCGACAATCGGTTTTCGGCATCGTCTTCTCAGTGGCTGTTTCCTGTGTGCTGGCCAAAACCATCACTGTGGTTGTGGCTTTCATGGCCACCAAACCAGGAGCCAACATAAGAAAATGGGTGGGGAAAAGACTGACTAACTCGGTTGTCCTCGCCTGCTCCCTCATCCAAGCAGGCATTTCGGTGGTGTGGCTAGCAACCTCCCCACCGTTCCCAGATTTTGACACGATGTCTCTGACTGAAGAAGTCATTCTAGAATGTAATGAAGGGTCGGCCCTGATGTTCTACATTGTCCTGGGTTATATGGGACTTTTGTCCATCATCAGCTTGACTGTAGCTTTCCCAGCCAGGAAGTTGCCAGacagtttcaatgaagccaagttcatcaccttcagcatgaTGATCTTTTGCAGTGTGTGGTTGTCTTTTGTGCCAACCTACCTGAGCACCAGAGGCAAATCcatggtggctgtggagatcttctcTATCTTGGTGTCCAGTGCTGGCTTACTAGGCTGTATCTTTTCCCCTAAATGCTATATTATTGTGTTGAGACCTGAGCTGAACAGAAGAGAGCAATTAATAAGGTTAAACTATAGCAAGTGTGGTGATTCATAA
- the LOC125444412 gene encoding olfactory receptor 49-like, translating into MKNQTKITEILLLGFTENRKLEIFLFVLFLIMYLIAVTGNLLIIFLTLVDSHLRTPMYFFLQNYAILEIGYTTAVIPTTMINLATGRKQISLVGCVSQTFVYFFLGTTDFFLLTVMSFDRYMAICHPLRYTTIMNDRFCALLVLSSWAGGFFLVFGQIIYTTQLPCCGPNVIDHFFCDSRPLHQLHCGDKRQWLLELIGLLSAVFSLLGTLAVTTVSYVRIIDTVLHIPTAAGRQKAFSTCAAHVTVVTITYGTCISMYVTPVEGGGHNFNKVVAVLNNFLCPLMTPFVYSLRNQQVQNALKGALDCKMFSYKMKSVP; encoded by the exons ATGAAGAACCAGACCAAGATCACAGAGATCTTACTTCTCGGATTCACTGAGAACCGCAAACTAGAAATCTTTCTCTTTGTGCTTTTCTTAATCATGTACCTTATTGCCGTCACAGGAAACCTGCTCATTATTTTCCTTACTTTGGTGGATTCCCATCTCCGAAcccccatgtatttcttcctccAAAATTACGCCATCTTGGAAATCGGATACACCACTGCTGTCATACCAACAACCATGATTAACCTGGCCACGGGCAGGAAACAGATCTCTTTAGTTGGCTGCGTAAGCCAGACCTTTGTGTATTTCTTTTTGGGCACCACTGATTTCTTCTTGCTGACGGTGATGTCGTTTGACAGGTACATGGCCATCTGCCACCCTCTGCGGTACACCACCATCATGAACGATCGCTTCTGCGCCCTGTTGGTGCTCTCATCTTGGGCAGGAGGCTTCTTCTTGGTTTTTGGTCAAATCATATACACCACTCAGCTTCCCTGCTGTGGCCCAAATGTCATTGATCATTTCTTCTGTGACAGCAGGCCTTTACATCAACTTCACTGTGGAGAtaagcggcagtggc tccttgaactCATTGGCTTACTTTCTGCTGTGTTTTCTCTACTAGGGACGTTAGCAGTCACCACAGTCTCTTATGTGAGGATTATTGACACAGTTCTCCACATCCCGACTGCAGCAGGTAGGCAGAAAGCTTTTTCCACCTGTGCTGCCCATGTAACTGTGGTCACCATCACCTACGGCACCTGCATATCGATGTATGTCACGCCAGTGGAAGGTGGCGGGCACAATTTCAACAAAGTTGTGGCGGTTCTCAACAATTTCCTGTGCCCTCTCATGACCCCCTTTGTTTACAGTCTGCGGAATCAGCAGGTCCAAAATGCTTTAAAGGGTGCTTTGGACTGTAAAATGTTCTCGTATAAAATGAAGAGTGTCCCATAG